Proteins from a single region of Hordeum vulgare subsp. vulgare chromosome 6H, MorexV3_pseudomolecules_assembly, whole genome shotgun sequence:
- the LOC123403455 gene encoding uncharacterized protein LOC123403455, with protein sequence MTTTSFLPRSAAAPPLDDDDLLSEILLRLPPQPSSLPRASLVCRRWRSLLSDPAFRRRFRIHHHRSPPLLGFIDANQGITFQPALDAPDRLPRGHFSLKLDDRYMTLGWRHGLALFFLPISLQVVVWDPVAGVQHRLAVPPGFGFHPLENPIDGTVLRAAGEIDHFQVVLVSSDGKQPRRALACVYSSETGVWGDSISCPLPLGTMVHIGNPAVLAGDCIYWLISASNILEFDLDRESLAVTLLPGQVLASRNRNVAVMRAEGGGMGLLVVSGFIAQLWKRETDWHDVVSWIPGRTIELDKLFLLSSEKEPPNMLGYAEENNVVFFWTIVGVFMVHLESLQLKKLSVTGIAYRYYPFETVYTPGIGGGHEGAEVVRHLWWTRWRQYIRRLFS encoded by the exons ATGACGACGACCAGCTTCCTCCCCCGCTCCGCGGCGGCGCCGCCGCTGGACGACGACGACCTGCTCTCCGagatcctcctccgcctccccccGCAGCCTTCCTCCCTCCCGCGCGCCTCCCTCGTCTGCAGGCGCTGGCGCAGCCTACTCTCCGACCCCGCCTTCCGCCGCCGCTTCCGCATCCACCACCACCGCAGCCCTCCGCTCCTCGGCTTCATCGATGCCAACCAGGGCATCACCTTCCAGCCAGCCCTGGACGCCCCCGACCGCCTCCCCCGCGGCCACTTCTCCCTCAAGCTCGACGACCGCTACATGACCCTCGGATGGCGCCACGGCCTCgcgctcttcttcctcccgatctCGCTCCAGGTCGTCGTCTGGGACCCCGTCGCCGGCGTCCAGCACCGCCTGGCCGTGCCCCCGGGGTTCGGGTTCCACCCGTTGGAGAACCCGATCGACGGGACGGTGCTTCGCGCCGCCGGAGAAATCGACCACTTCCAGGTGGTCCTGGTAAGCAGCGACGGGAAGCAACCTAGAAGGGCGCTCGCCTGCGTTTACTCGTCGGAGACCGGCGTATGGGGCGATTCCATCTCATGCCCGCTTCCATTGGGGACTATGGTTCATATAGGCAACCCCGCTGTGCTGGCCGGGGATTGCATTTATTGGTTGATTTCAGCATCGAATATCCTTGAGTTTGATTTGGATAGGGAGAGCCTAGCTGTGACATTGTTGCCAGGGCAGGTGCTCGCCAGCCGCAATCGCAATGTCGCGGTTATGCGGGCagagggtggtgggatgggtctcCTCGTCGTTTCAGGCTTCATCGCCCAATTATGGAAGAGGGAGACAGACTGGCATGACGTTGTTTCATGGATCCCTGGAAGAACTATTGAACTGGACAAGTTATTTCTCCTAAGTTCAGAGAAAGAGCCACCGAATATGTTAGGTTACGCGGAGGAAAATAATGTGGTGTTCTTCTGGACAATTGTTGGTGTCTTCATGGTCCACCTGGAGTCATTGCAGCTCAAGAAACTTTCTGTGACCGGCATCGCTTATCGTTACTATCCATTCGAAACCGTCTATACTCCAG GCATTGGTGGTGGACACGAGGGAGCGGAAGTTGTAAGGCATTTGTGGTGGACACGATGGAGACAGTACATAAGACGATTATTCAGTTAG